The following proteins come from a genomic window of Streptomyces liliiviolaceus:
- a CDS encoding DUF4233 domain-containing protein gives MRTLCASTLIGEFFVIGFAGLVAMKDPDLSMATVWTVCGVAMVLCLLLCGVITRPGGVQLGWGLQVLLIASGFVVPVMFFLGAVFAALWWASVHYGRKVEEAKARFAAQAGVGG, from the coding sequence GTGCGGACGCTCTGTGCTTCGACGCTGATCGGTGAGTTCTTCGTGATCGGGTTCGCCGGGCTCGTGGCGATGAAGGATCCCGATCTGTCCATGGCCACGGTCTGGACGGTGTGCGGGGTCGCGATGGTGCTGTGCCTGTTGCTGTGCGGGGTGATCACGCGGCCGGGGGGTGTGCAGCTGGGCTGGGGTCTGCAGGTGCTGCTGATCGCCAGTGGGTTCGTGGTGCCGGTGATGTTCTTCCTTGGGGCGGTGTTCGCGGCGCTGTGGTGGGCGTCCGTGCACTATGGGCGGAAGGTGGAGGAGGCGAAGGCGCGGTTCGCTGCGCAGGCGGGGGTTGGTGGGTAG
- the ndk gene encoding nucleoside-diphosphate kinase, with amino-acid sequence MSQRTLVLLKPDAVRRGLTGEIISRIERKAGWQITALELRTLDQDTLEQHYGEHQGKPFYEPLVTFMASGPVVALVVEGERVIEGVRALAGPTDPIAAAPGSIRGDFGVIVRENLIHASDSEESSERELKIFFPGLA; translated from the coding sequence GTGAGCCAGCGCACCCTCGTCCTTCTCAAGCCCGACGCGGTCCGTCGTGGCCTGACCGGCGAGATCATCAGCCGTATCGAGCGCAAGGCCGGCTGGCAGATCACCGCGCTGGAGCTGCGCACCCTGGACCAGGACACGCTGGAGCAGCACTACGGCGAGCACCAGGGCAAGCCCTTCTACGAGCCGCTGGTCACCTTCATGGCGTCCGGCCCGGTCGTGGCGCTGGTCGTCGAGGGCGAGCGCGTCATCGAGGGCGTACGGGCGCTCGCGGGTCCGACCGACCCGATCGCCGCCGCGCCCGGCTCCATCCGCGGTGACTTCGGTGTGATCGTCCGCGAGAACCTGATCCACGCCTCCGACTCCGAGGAGTCCTCCGAGCGTGAGCTGAAGATCTTCTTCCCCGGTCTGGCGTAA
- a CDS encoding rod shape-determining protein, translating into MSFIGRDMAVDLGTANTLVYVRGRGIVLNEPSVVAINTNTGGILAVGAEAKKMIGRTPGNIVAVRPLKDGVIADFEITERMLRYFILKIHKRRYLARPRVVVCVPSGITGVERRAVIEASSQAGARQVHIIEEPMAAAIGSGLPVHEATGNMVVDIGGGTTEVAVISLGGIVTAQSIRVAGDELDNAIIQHIKKEYSLLLGERTAEQIKITIGSAYDLDNDEHTEIRGRDLVSGLPKTVVISAAEVRKAIEEPVNSIVDAVKTTLDKCPPELSGDVMDRGIVLTGGGALLRGLDERLRRETGMPIHIAEDPLDSVALGAGKCVEEFEALQQVLDAQPRR; encoded by the coding sequence ATGTCGTTCATCGGCCGTGACATGGCTGTCGACCTCGGGACCGCCAACACGCTGGTGTACGTCAGGGGTCGCGGGATCGTACTCAACGAGCCGTCCGTCGTCGCGATCAACACCAACACCGGTGGCATCCTCGCGGTCGGCGCGGAAGCGAAGAAGATGATCGGGCGGACGCCGGGCAACATCGTTGCCGTGCGCCCGCTGAAGGACGGTGTCATCGCCGACTTCGAGATCACCGAGCGCATGCTCCGCTACTTCATCCTGAAGATCCACAAGCGGCGCTACCTCGCCCGTCCTCGCGTCGTCGTCTGCGTGCCCTCGGGCATCACGGGCGTCGAGCGCCGTGCCGTCATCGAGGCGTCGTCCCAGGCCGGCGCCCGCCAGGTGCACATCATCGAGGAGCCCATGGCCGCGGCCATCGGCTCCGGCCTGCCGGTCCACGAGGCCACGGGCAACATGGTGGTGGACATCGGCGGCGGCACCACCGAGGTCGCGGTCATCTCGCTCGGCGGAATCGTCACGGCACAGTCCATCCGGGTCGCCGGCGACGAGCTGGACAACGCGATCATCCAGCACATCAAGAAGGAGTACTCGCTCCTCCTCGGTGAGCGGACGGCCGAACAGATCAAGATCACGATCGGTTCCGCGTACGACCTCGACAATGACGAACACACCGAAATCCGCGGCCGGGACCTGGTCTCCGGCCTTCCGAAGACCGTCGTGATCTCGGCGGCCGAAGTCCGCAAGGCGATTGAGGAGCCCGTCAACTCGATCGTCGACGCGGTCAAGACCACCCTCGACAAGTGCCCGCCGGAGCTGTCCGGCGACGTCATGGACCGCGGGATCGTGCTCACCGGCGGCGGCGCCCTGCTGCGCGGCCTCGACGAGCGGCTGCGGCGCGAGACGGGCATGCCGATCCACATCGCCGAGGACCCGCTGGACAGCGTGGCGCTCGGCGCGGGCAAGTGCGTGGAGGAGTTCGAGGCGCTCCAGCAGGTGCTGGACGCCCAGCCGCGCAGATGA
- the mreC gene encoding rod shape-determining protein MreC produces the protein MRDTRESRLLLVLLIAIAFALITVDIRGGEDSPVDGARRGAATVFGPIEDGVSTAVDPVGNAIQAVKDSGDRHDRVTQLERDNAELKAKLGSDDRNRSRSAQLDKMLKTAGAGQYGIKGAEVIAIGAAQGFSWTVTIDVGANDGIKRDMTVLNGDGLVGRVTTVGPGTATVLLANDPDFTVGTRMESTDELGFASGQGDRPLRVELLNGKAKIKKGDRLVTFGSQADKPFVPGVPVGLVSRVDPSGGDLTRTIYVTPFVSFSKLDIVGVVVQAPRKDPRDEVLPAKPKPTPTPTVTVTVTPSANAPADGLQQEQ, from the coding sequence GTGAGGGACACACGAGAGAGCCGGCTGCTCCTGGTGCTGCTGATCGCCATCGCGTTCGCGTTGATCACGGTGGACATCCGCGGGGGTGAGGACTCCCCGGTCGACGGTGCCCGCCGTGGCGCCGCCACCGTCTTCGGCCCGATCGAGGACGGGGTGTCGACCGCCGTCGACCCCGTGGGCAACGCGATCCAGGCCGTGAAGGACTCCGGTGACCGCCACGACCGCGTCACGCAACTGGAGCGCGACAACGCCGAGTTGAAGGCGAAACTGGGCAGCGACGACCGCAACCGCAGCCGCAGCGCGCAGCTCGACAAGATGCTCAAGACGGCGGGCGCCGGGCAGTACGGCATCAAGGGCGCCGAGGTCATCGCCATAGGAGCGGCCCAGGGCTTCTCCTGGACCGTCACCATCGACGTCGGCGCGAACGACGGCATCAAGCGCGACATGACCGTCCTGAACGGCGACGGACTGGTCGGACGCGTCACCACGGTCGGCCCCGGCACCGCCACGGTGCTGCTCGCCAACGACCCCGACTTCACGGTCGGCACGCGCATGGAGTCCACCGACGAACTCGGCTTCGCGTCCGGCCAGGGCGACCGCCCGCTGCGCGTGGAGCTCCTCAACGGCAAGGCCAAGATCAAGAAGGGCGACCGGCTGGTCACCTTCGGCTCCCAGGCCGACAAGCCGTTCGTCCCCGGCGTACCCGTCGGCCTGGTCTCCCGCGTCGACCCCTCCGGCGGCGACCTGACCCGCACGATCTACGTCACGCCGTTCGTGTCCTTCTCCAAGCTCGACATCGTCGGTGTCGTCGTCCAGGCCCCGCGCAAGGACCCGCGCGACGAGGTGCTGCCCGCCAAACCCAAGCCAACGCCCACGCCGACCGTGACCGTGACGGTCACGCCCTCTGCGAACGCGCCCGCCGACGGCCTGCAGCAAGAGCAGTAG
- the mreD gene encoding rod shape-determining protein MreD — protein MRFNRMLLSATLVIVALVIQVSVLARLHLPGAVPDLLLLTVLGLALVYGHVGGALVGFGAGLLADLAPPADHAAGRYALVLCVIGYLAGLAKPDNGQLKSATGPMAVVVAASIGSTLLYAGVGALVGDTAARHVGLGGLLFTAALYDLLLAPFVVPGIMALARRAENDPLADTGGSGKSTDVAAGWISSGTGLRIGSQRGGLRVKAAKARMARAGRIKGVKRL, from the coding sequence ATGCGCTTCAACCGAATGCTGCTCTCCGCCACGCTGGTGATCGTCGCCCTGGTGATCCAGGTCAGCGTCCTGGCCCGGCTGCACCTGCCCGGCGCCGTACCGGACCTCCTGCTCCTCACCGTCCTCGGCCTCGCCCTCGTCTACGGCCACGTCGGCGGCGCCCTCGTCGGCTTCGGCGCGGGCCTGCTCGCCGACCTGGCCCCGCCCGCCGACCACGCCGCCGGCCGCTACGCCCTCGTGCTGTGCGTCATCGGCTACCTCGCCGGACTCGCCAAGCCCGACAACGGCCAGCTCAAGTCCGCCACCGGCCCCATGGCCGTCGTGGTGGCCGCCTCGATCGGCTCCACGCTCCTGTACGCGGGAGTGGGCGCCCTCGTCGGCGACACCGCCGCCCGCCACGTGGGCCTCGGCGGTCTGCTCTTCACGGCCGCCCTGTACGACCTGCTGCTCGCGCCGTTCGTGGTCCCCGGCATCATGGCCCTGGCCCGCCGCGCCGAGAACGATCCGCTCGCCGACACCGGCGGCTCCGGCAAGTCGACCGACGTCGCCGCGGGCTGGATCAGCTCCGGCACCGGCCTGCGCATCGGCAGTCAGCGCGGCGGACTGAGAGTGAAGGCCGCCAAGGCACGGATGGCCAGGGCGGGACGCATCAAGGGGGTCAAGCGACTGTGA
- the mrdA gene encoding penicillin-binding protein 2 has translation MTNIPETGRTPRVQIRLIVIQILVLSLLGTLGGRLWYLQIRNGDEYAKEASGNHVQQVVSPAVRGSILDARGVPIADNETRLVVSASRTDLLKMKDDGDAVLAKLADVLGLKAADVRDKVRLCDAKTPQPCWNGSPYQPIPITDEATPKQALQIRERAEDFPGITAEPQAVRRYAAPGKANTAQVLGYLSPVTDEEITKAEDTDSPYLRSDQVGRSGLERQYDKQLRGKAGVTRYEVDNLGRVIGQAESDEAQPGANVVTSIDSRVQRVAEYELNEAMKVARTEFDKNTGENYKADSGAVVVMEAKTGRVVSMASNPSYDPNAWVGGISGKDYTALTGKDSNYPLLNRAIQGQSAPGSIFKVVPTAAAINAGYSFNGPYQCAASYSIGGQVFKNFESKGYGPISLGRALEVSCDTVFYSLSHQEWKKDGGIKPKKNAKDWFYKTAHQFGLGKETGIDLPNEVTGRVPDRKWKSDYWKANKDAWCKYGKKGGSYAQQIAYENCLEGNRMRAGDSVNYSIGQGDTLVTPIQMATIYGAISNGGTLYDPTVGKAIVSPDGKSVQEIEPKSHGKLPMTKKTRDEIDGALAGVATRGTAAWRFGGWPQDEIPMHAKTGTAEVYGKQTTSWFATYTKDYTVIMTISQGGTGSGASGPAVRKIYNALYGVSEDGKIDKKKALLYTPQKNLPKVEKDGSIDSPKAEVYPPKAEEQATEEGQQQVAGDNPAATVPNQNTGTNRDTRRRSARRSKKRRRPLV, from the coding sequence GTGACCAACATTCCCGAGACCGGCCGGACCCCCCGGGTCCAGATCCGGCTCATCGTCATCCAGATCCTCGTGCTGTCCCTCCTCGGCACCCTCGGCGGACGCCTCTGGTACCTCCAGATCCGCAACGGCGACGAGTACGCCAAGGAGGCGTCCGGCAACCACGTCCAGCAGGTCGTCAGCCCCGCCGTGCGCGGCTCGATCCTGGACGCCCGCGGAGTGCCGATCGCCGACAACGAGACCCGGCTCGTGGTCTCCGCGTCCCGGACCGACCTGCTGAAGATGAAGGACGACGGGGACGCCGTCCTCGCCAAGCTCGCCGACGTCCTCGGCCTGAAGGCCGCGGACGTCCGGGACAAGGTCCGGCTGTGCGACGCGAAGACGCCCCAGCCGTGCTGGAACGGCTCGCCCTACCAGCCGATCCCCATCACCGACGAGGCCACGCCCAAGCAGGCCCTGCAGATCCGCGAGCGCGCCGAGGACTTCCCCGGCATCACCGCGGAGCCGCAGGCCGTGCGCCGCTACGCCGCCCCCGGCAAGGCCAACACCGCCCAGGTCCTCGGCTATCTCTCGCCCGTCACCGACGAGGAGATCACCAAGGCCGAGGACACCGACTCGCCGTATCTGCGCTCCGACCAGGTCGGCCGCTCCGGCCTGGAGCGCCAGTACGACAAGCAGCTGCGCGGCAAGGCCGGCGTCACCCGCTACGAGGTCGACAACCTCGGCCGGGTCATCGGCCAGGCCGAGAGCGACGAGGCCCAGCCCGGCGCGAACGTCGTCACCAGCATCGACTCCCGCGTCCAGCGCGTCGCCGAGTACGAGCTGAACGAGGCGATGAAGGTCGCCCGTACCGAGTTCGACAAGAACACCGGTGAGAACTACAAGGCCGACTCCGGCGCGGTCGTCGTCATGGAGGCCAAGACCGGCCGGGTCGTGTCCATGGCGTCCAACCCGTCCTACGACCCGAACGCCTGGGTCGGCGGGATCTCCGGCAAGGACTACACGGCGCTCACCGGCAAGGACTCCAACTACCCGCTCCTGAACCGCGCGATCCAGGGCCAGTCGGCGCCCGGCTCGATCTTCAAGGTCGTCCCGACCGCCGCCGCCATAAACGCCGGCTACTCCTTCAACGGCCCCTACCAGTGCGCCGCCTCGTACTCCATCGGCGGTCAGGTCTTCAAGAACTTCGAGTCCAAGGGGTACGGCCCGATCAGCCTCGGCCGCGCCCTGGAGGTCTCCTGCGACACCGTCTTCTACAGCCTCTCCCACCAGGAGTGGAAGAAGGACGGCGGCATCAAGCCGAAGAAGAACGCCAAGGACTGGTTCTACAAGACGGCCCACCAGTTCGGCCTCGGCAAGGAGACCGGCATCGACCTGCCGAACGAGGTCACCGGCCGAGTCCCCGACCGCAAGTGGAAGTCGGACTACTGGAAGGCCAACAAGGACGCCTGGTGCAAGTACGGCAAGAAGGGCGGCTCGTACGCGCAGCAGATCGCGTACGAGAACTGCCTCGAAGGCAACCGGATGCGCGCCGGTGACTCCGTCAACTACTCGATCGGCCAGGGCGACACCCTCGTCACGCCGATACAGATGGCGACGATCTACGGGGCCATCTCCAACGGCGGCACGCTGTACGACCCGACCGTCGGCAAGGCGATCGTCAGCCCTGACGGCAAGAGCGTCCAGGAGATCGAGCCGAAGTCGCACGGCAAGCTGCCGATGACGAAGAAGACGCGCGACGAGATAGACGGTGCCCTCGCGGGAGTCGCGACCCGCGGTACGGCCGCCTGGCGGTTCGGCGGCTGGCCGCAGGACGAGATCCCGATGCACGCCAAGACGGGTACGGCCGAGGTCTACGGCAAGCAGACGACCTCGTGGTTCGCCACGTACACCAAGGACTACACGGTCATCATGACCATCTCCCAGGGTGGTACGGGTTCCGGCGCCTCGGGCCCCGCCGTGCGCAAGATCTACAACGCGCTGTACGGGGTCTCCGAGGACGGCAAGATCGACAAGAAGAAGGCGCTGCTCTACACGCCGCAGAAGAACCTGCCGAAGGTCGAGAAGGACGGATCGATCGACTCCCCGAAGGCCGAGGTGTACCCGCCCAAGGCGGAGGAGCAGGCCACCGAGGAGGGGCAGCAGCAGGTGGCGGGCGACAACCCGGCCGCCACCGTGCCCAACCAGAACACCGGCACCAACCGGGACACCCGCAGGCGCTCCGCGCGTCGCTCGAAGAAGAGGCGGAGGCCGCTCGTATGA
- the rodA gene encoding rod shape-determining protein RodA — MTGGNGFSVSGYGPERASWTRVFARDSLARRLDWPILFAAIALSLIGAALVYSATRNRTELNQGDPYYFLFRHLLNTGIGFGLMIGTVWLGHRTLRTAVPILYGISVFLVLLVLTPLGATINGAHAWIVIGGGFSLQPSEFVKITIILGMAMLLAARVDAGDKPHPDHRTVVQALGLAVVPILIVLLMPDLGSVMVMVIIVLGVLLASGASNRWIFGLIGAGALGAIAVWQLKILDDYQIARFAAFANPALDPAGVGYNTNQARIAIGSGGLFGTGLGKGSQTTGQFVPEQQTDFVFTVAGEELGFVGAGLILVLLGVVLWRACRIARETTELYGTIVAAGIIAWFAFQAFENVGMTLGIMPVAGLPLPFVSYGGSSMFAVWVAVGLLQSIRVQRPMSA; from the coding sequence ATGACCGGCGGGAACGGCTTCTCCGTCTCCGGATACGGTCCGGAGCGGGCCAGTTGGACCCGGGTGTTCGCCCGTGACTCGCTGGCCCGCAGGCTCGACTGGCCGATACTGTTCGCGGCCATCGCGCTCTCCCTCATCGGCGCGGCCCTCGTCTACTCGGCGACCCGCAACCGCACCGAGCTGAACCAGGGCGACCCGTACTACTTCCTGTTCCGGCATCTGCTCAACACGGGCATCGGCTTCGGCCTGATGATCGGCACGGTCTGGCTCGGCCACCGCACCCTGCGCACGGCCGTACCGATCCTGTACGGGATCTCCGTGTTCCTGGTCCTGCTGGTGCTGACCCCGCTCGGCGCGACCATCAACGGCGCCCACGCGTGGATCGTCATCGGCGGCGGCTTCTCGCTCCAGCCCTCCGAGTTCGTGAAGATCACGATCATCCTGGGCATGGCGATGCTGCTCGCGGCCCGCGTCGACGCGGGCGACAAACCGCATCCCGACCACCGCACGGTCGTCCAGGCGCTCGGCCTGGCCGTCGTACCGATACTGATCGTCCTGCTCATGCCCGACCTCGGGTCGGTCATGGTCATGGTCATCATCGTGCTCGGTGTGCTGCTCGCCTCCGGCGCCTCCAACCGCTGGATCTTCGGTCTGATCGGGGCCGGCGCGCTCGGGGCCATCGCGGTCTGGCAGCTCAAGATCCTCGACGACTACCAGATCGCCCGCTTCGCCGCGTTCGCCAACCCCGCGCTGGACCCGGCGGGTGTCGGCTACAACACCAACCAGGCGCGCATCGCGATCGGCTCCGGCGGGCTGTTCGGCACCGGCCTCGGCAAGGGCTCGCAGACCACCGGGCAGTTCGTGCCCGAGCAGCAGACCGACTTCGTCTTCACGGTCGCGGGGGAGGAGCTGGGCTTCGTCGGCGCCGGGCTCATCCTGGTCCTGCTGGGCGTCGTCCTGTGGCGCGCCTGCCGGATCGCCCGCGAGACGACGGAGCTGTACGGGACGATCGTGGCCGCGGGGATCATCGCGTGGTTCGCGTTCCAGGCGTTCGAGAACGTCGGGATGACGCTCGGGATCATGCCGGTGGCGGGGCTGCCGTTGCCCTTCGTGTCGTACGGAGGGTCGTCGATGTTCGCGGTGTGGGTGGCGGTGGGGTTGTTGCAGTCGATCCGGGTGCAGCGGCCCATGTCGGCGTAG